A stretch of Pelagicoccus enzymogenes DNA encodes these proteins:
- a CDS encoding glycoside hydrolase family 43 protein yields MSDKPLISHTYTADPSAHVFEGKIYIYPSHDRETDQPTNDNGDQYDMVDYHVFSMDSIDGEVTDHGVALDMKDVPWVDKQMWAPDAAFKNGKYYLYFPARAADGIFRIGVAVGDRPEGPFVPEPEPIKGSFSIDPATFVDDDGEAYLYFGGIWGGQLQNWQGDSFDPDGQEPEGDTPALLPVVGRLREDMKEFAEKPRRIEIRDENGELLKGRDHDRRFFEAAWMHKYQGRYYFSYSTGDTHYLCYAVGDNPYGPFTYGGRILEPVLGWTTHHSIVEFEGRWYLFHHDCEISKGVNHLRNVKVKEIFYDEEGRILPVARD; encoded by the coding sequence ATGTCCGATAAGCCACTCATCTCGCACACGTACACAGCGGATCCCTCGGCCCACGTATTCGAGGGTAAGATCTACATCTATCCTTCCCACGACCGGGAAACGGATCAGCCGACCAACGACAATGGAGACCAGTACGACATGGTCGACTACCATGTTTTCTCCATGGACTCCATCGACGGAGAAGTGACCGACCACGGAGTGGCCTTGGACATGAAGGATGTTCCTTGGGTCGACAAGCAGATGTGGGCGCCCGATGCCGCATTCAAGAACGGGAAGTACTACCTTTATTTTCCCGCCCGGGCAGCGGATGGGATTTTCCGGATCGGGGTGGCGGTCGGCGATCGGCCGGAGGGACCGTTCGTGCCGGAGCCGGAGCCTATAAAGGGAAGCTTCAGCATCGACCCTGCGACTTTTGTCGATGACGACGGTGAAGCGTACCTTTATTTCGGCGGAATCTGGGGCGGCCAGTTGCAGAACTGGCAAGGCGACAGCTTCGATCCTGACGGTCAGGAGCCGGAGGGGGATACGCCTGCGTTGTTGCCGGTCGTGGGAAGGCTACGAGAGGACATGAAGGAATTTGCGGAGAAGCCACGTCGCATCGAGATTCGGGACGAGAACGGGGAATTGCTCAAGGGGAGGGACCACGACCGCCGTTTCTTTGAAGCGGCTTGGATGCACAAATACCAAGGGCGCTACTACTTTTCCTACTCGACGGGGGACACGCACTACCTCTGCTACGCAGTTGGAGACAATCCGTACGGTCCCTTCACTTACGGCGGTCGCATTCTGGAGCCGGTCCTCGGTTGGACGACCCACCATTCCATCGTCGAGTTTGAAGGTCGTTGGTACCTCTTTCATCACGACTGTGAGATTTCCAAAGGCGTCAATCACCTGCGTAACGTGAAGGTAAAGGAAATCTTCTACGACGAAGAGGGCAGAATCCTTCCGGTCGCCCGTGACTAA
- a CDS encoding GtrA family protein, producing MDESRKTALQAIRFLIVSGVSLSIDYGVYSFLSHFTMLDSSWAKRVSFVCIFAWGYFAHKHFTFKNRGFSASEPLRFGLLYLTGWVINSLVHDYAAANPGASNPAFLAATFVWACWNFVGQKFFVFRKREIEEG from the coding sequence ATGGACGAATCGCGAAAGACAGCTCTACAGGCCATCCGCTTCCTTATCGTAAGTGGCGTCTCGCTGTCGATCGACTACGGCGTCTACAGCTTCCTGAGCCACTTCACCATGCTCGACAGCTCATGGGCGAAACGCGTCAGCTTCGTGTGTATCTTCGCTTGGGGCTACTTCGCCCACAAGCACTTCACGTTCAAGAACCGAGGCTTCAGCGCCAGTGAACCCCTGCGCTTCGGGCTGCTCTACTTGACTGGGTGGGTTATCAACAGCCTCGTGCACGACTACGCCGCCGCGAATCCTGGAGCCTCCAATCCCGCCTTCCTCGCCGCCACCTTCGTCTGGGCATGCTGGAACTTCGTCGGGCAGAAATTCTTCGTCTTCCGCAAGCGGGAAATTGAAGAGGGATAG
- a CDS encoding right-handed parallel beta-helix repeat-containing protein: MNYELPQVDGSIYYVAPDGQAEQSGLSLDQATSIEAAFEKAVTGDAIVLRGGTYRTGDLVFNQGLVIQPYADEVPILKGTAIADEWEALRDGLWRVKWETLFPMKPQPWWRRHREAARTPMYRFNNDMVFVDGRMLRQVGWPGELDENSFYIDYEEGYVYTATDPEGKTLEITVFDNALTRSTKEVHGMAPSTVGPQVRGIVFTQYAYRAIEIEGYDPEEVSPESAHGKDVVGSVFEHCTFSYCSRVGGYFRGDGLVIRHCLVSHTSTEGLFILSSNDVLIERNIVTHNNMEKITGYYVTAIKIFNQCYRVTCRENLIIDNEDSSGIWYDVGNVDGLFVNNWIQNTDNGFFFEISKGAVCAGNVFVDCPQAIFILNSERVRVYQNTMVNSTVTFERTNRSAVGDHFDWHPASGPGVEERHSHVFMGNLLYADDNHRGPLLKFRQSEVLKELMTEPQVERIEANVYVQDGYVNDGPLIQWSPVSGEGNSVLLDTHEELNALIPGFAEGSQSFVGYNGSMFHGKETLRFELMPDFAGVRSQADLPKEALEALSWKKRDVTFPGAFPPAD, encoded by the coding sequence TTGAACTATGAACTACCTCAAGTTGATGGATCCATTTACTACGTTGCTCCTGACGGGCAGGCGGAGCAGTCCGGCTTGTCGCTGGATCAAGCCACAAGCATAGAGGCGGCCTTCGAGAAGGCGGTTACTGGCGATGCGATCGTGCTACGGGGAGGGACCTATCGGACGGGCGATCTGGTTTTCAACCAAGGGCTTGTCATCCAGCCTTACGCGGACGAGGTACCGATCCTGAAGGGAACAGCTATTGCCGACGAATGGGAAGCGCTGCGCGACGGGCTTTGGCGCGTCAAATGGGAAACGCTCTTCCCGATGAAGCCTCAGCCTTGGTGGCGTCGCCACCGGGAAGCAGCCCGCACTCCGATGTATCGATTCAACAACGACATGGTTTTCGTCGATGGACGCATGTTGCGCCAAGTGGGGTGGCCGGGTGAATTGGACGAGAACTCTTTCTACATCGACTACGAGGAAGGCTATGTCTACACGGCGACCGATCCGGAAGGGAAGACTTTAGAGATCACCGTTTTCGACAACGCGTTGACGCGATCTACCAAGGAAGTCCATGGCATGGCGCCGAGCACGGTCGGGCCGCAGGTCAGGGGCATTGTATTCACCCAATATGCGTACCGCGCCATAGAGATCGAGGGATACGATCCGGAGGAGGTGTCACCAGAATCGGCGCACGGCAAGGACGTGGTCGGATCCGTCTTCGAGCACTGCACGTTTAGCTACTGCTCGCGGGTAGGGGGATACTTCCGTGGCGACGGACTGGTTATTCGCCATTGTCTCGTAAGCCACACCAGCACGGAAGGCTTGTTTATTCTCAGCTCGAACGACGTTCTGATCGAGAGGAACATCGTGACGCACAACAACATGGAGAAGATCACGGGCTACTATGTGACCGCGATCAAGATCTTCAACCAATGCTACCGCGTAACCTGCCGGGAGAACCTTATCATCGACAATGAAGATTCGAGCGGAATTTGGTACGACGTAGGAAACGTAGACGGGTTGTTCGTCAACAACTGGATACAGAATACTGACAACGGCTTCTTCTTCGAAATTTCCAAGGGAGCGGTCTGCGCGGGCAATGTGTTCGTGGACTGCCCGCAAGCGATATTCATACTCAACAGCGAACGCGTTCGCGTGTACCAAAACACGATGGTGAACAGCACCGTTACGTTCGAGCGCACGAATAGAAGCGCCGTGGGAGATCATTTCGATTGGCACCCCGCCAGCGGTCCTGGCGTGGAGGAGCGCCACAGTCATGTTTTCATGGGCAATCTGCTTTACGCGGACGACAACCACCGCGGACCTTTGCTCAAATTTCGCCAAAGCGAAGTGCTCAAGGAATTGATGACGGAGCCGCAGGTCGAGCGCATCGAGGCGAACGTGTATGTACAAGATGGGTACGTGAACGATGGACCCCTGATTCAATGGAGCCCGGTGAGCGGCGAAGGTAACTCCGTCTTGCTCGACACCCACGAAGAACTGAACGCTCTGATTCCGGGATTTGCGGAAGGCTCGCAGTCCTTCGTTGGATACAACGGGTCCATGTTTCACGGAAAAGAGACTTTGCGCTTCGAGTTGATGCCAGATTTTGCAGGAGTCCGCTCGCAAGCGGACCTGCCCAAGGAGGCTTTGGAAGCCCTAAGCTGGAAAAAGCGGGACGTAACCTTCCCCGGCGCCTTTCCCCCAGCGGACTAA
- a CDS encoding endo-1,4-beta-xylanase — MPRNHFRQIASTTTLAALALTATSCNQASNDEIPSLHEAFEGLFLIGGTLSNSMLQDPSDPGYAIVEKHFNSLSPENCMKWGNMNPSPEVSNYDLIDSFTEYGASNNQALVGHTLFWHSQTPEWVYQDEAGKDLTRDALLARMRERATLMAEKWGDHILYWDVVNESIMSDGSWRQSKYQQIIGDDFTEQAFRIASEVLPHHAKLLYNDYNMTDAGRRDAIVAMVKDFKSKGLRIDGIGMQGHWLMDYPDTEDIAASIRAFGSTGAKVHITELDLDLLGRSSFFGADVDIKRLTANSENNPFPDGVLPSSEEHRFALRYEEIFQMLVAEAEHIERVTFWGISDKTSWLNNFPVRGRTNFALLFDRQFQPKPAFYRVLNAASKTDN; from the coding sequence ATGCCTAGAAACCACTTTAGACAAATCGCATCCACAACAACGCTCGCCGCTCTCGCGCTTACCGCCACAAGCTGCAACCAAGCTTCCAACGACGAGATTCCTAGCCTTCACGAAGCCTTCGAAGGCCTCTTTCTCATAGGCGGGACATTGAGCAACTCCATGCTTCAAGATCCCTCGGATCCCGGATACGCCATCGTCGAAAAGCACTTCAACAGCCTCTCCCCCGAGAACTGCATGAAATGGGGTAACATGAACCCCAGCCCCGAAGTATCAAACTACGACCTAATCGACAGCTTCACTGAATACGGAGCCAGCAACAACCAAGCTCTCGTGGGGCACACCTTGTTTTGGCACAGCCAAACTCCCGAGTGGGTCTACCAAGACGAGGCGGGCAAAGACCTTACCCGCGATGCGCTGCTCGCCCGTATGCGCGAGCGAGCCACCCTCATGGCCGAAAAGTGGGGCGATCACATCCTTTATTGGGACGTCGTCAACGAGTCCATCATGTCCGACGGATCTTGGCGTCAGTCAAAGTACCAACAAATCATCGGCGACGACTTTACCGAACAAGCCTTCCGCATCGCTTCCGAAGTGCTTCCTCACCATGCCAAGCTTCTCTACAACGACTACAACATGACCGATGCGGGCCGCCGCGACGCCATCGTGGCCATGGTCAAAGACTTCAAGTCGAAGGGGCTCCGCATCGACGGTATTGGCATGCAAGGCCACTGGCTGATGGATTATCCGGATACGGAGGATATCGCTGCCTCCATCCGAGCCTTCGGATCCACTGGAGCGAAAGTGCACATCACCGAACTCGACCTCGATTTGCTGGGTCGCTCCAGCTTTTTCGGCGCGGACGTCGATATCAAAAGGCTCACCGCAAATTCGGAAAACAACCCCTTCCCTGACGGAGTGCTTCCGTCTAGCGAAGAACACCGTTTCGCCCTCCGCTACGAGGAAATCTTCCAGATGCTCGTGGCCGAAGCCGAGCACATCGAGCGCGTCACCTTCTGGGGCATCAGCGACAAGACCAGTTGGTTGAATAATTTCCCCGTTCGAGGTCGCACCAATTTCGCCCTGCTCTTCGACCGCCAATTCCAGCCTAAACCCGCTTTCTATCGGGTGCTCAACGCTGCATCCAAAACTGACAACTGA
- a CDS encoding type IA DNA topoisomerase: MKVVLAEKPSVARDIAKHLNAGQRHDGYLAGGDWAVTWAFGHLVELKEPEEYRPEWKSWKKSLLPIIPEQFELRARGDDGAKKQLATVKKLFSEAEEIICATDAGREGELIFRYILEWAGCTEKPVKRLWISSLTSSAISKGFASLKDGKDFDTLHDAARCRSEADWIVGMNATRYFTVEYGKRNLLLSLGRVQTPILAMIVGRDTEIENFKSEDFWEVHTQCRETKFRHVGGKIAEEGKAQELLAKVDGQPLVVSDVQQKDERTNPPLLFDLTELQREMNRRYGFTADQTLRIAQNLYEQKHITYPRTDSRYLSTDLQPTIGPLLKRLAATKSKEIEPLDLENLPFNKRIVDDSKVSDHHAIIPTEDLPRNLNEDEARVYDAVLVRLIAVFYPPCIKAVTTVEAKAAEEAFRAKGTVLLDAGWQALYPQAEKKAAKGKKKKEAEEPAAMPNFQVGESNPHTPSIEKFKTNPPKRFTEATLLSLMETAGKIVDDEELKEALKDKGVGTPATRASIIEVLIQRKYVERKKKNLISTDSGRHLISLIQDERLKSPELTGDWEFRLKKVERGEQDAASFMSDVVEYTKEILANDAGKTVDLRNLGPCPKCRAPVMRGKTGYGCSSWRDGCKFVIKDGEYGMTFQPALMRELLYNGRTLEPHPIEDKGKKLLGFLALGRGGKLKFEKVETSQETGGQEKFGDCPICKSPIVEGAKGYGCCNWKNGCRFIVWKQVAQRPLSADEARALLEKGVVGPLEGFKSKAGKEFSAKLKIQGDKVQFDFS; this comes from the coding sequence ATGAAAGTCGTCCTCGCCGAAAAACCGTCCGTTGCCCGTGATATCGCCAAGCACCTGAATGCTGGCCAGAGACACGATGGCTATCTGGCTGGCGGGGATTGGGCGGTGACATGGGCCTTCGGCCACCTGGTGGAGTTGAAGGAACCCGAAGAGTACCGCCCCGAGTGGAAGTCATGGAAAAAGAGCCTCTTGCCCATCATTCCGGAGCAGTTCGAGTTGAGGGCGCGAGGGGACGACGGCGCTAAGAAGCAGTTGGCGACGGTCAAAAAGCTTTTTTCGGAAGCGGAGGAAATCATTTGCGCCACGGACGCCGGCCGAGAAGGCGAGCTCATCTTTCGCTATATTTTGGAGTGGGCGGGCTGTACGGAAAAGCCCGTCAAGCGTCTCTGGATAAGCTCTTTGACCAGCTCAGCGATCAGCAAGGGCTTCGCTTCGCTCAAGGACGGCAAGGATTTCGACACGCTACATGACGCGGCAAGGTGTCGTAGCGAGGCGGACTGGATCGTCGGCATGAACGCCACCCGGTATTTCACAGTTGAATACGGGAAGCGAAACTTGCTGCTGAGCTTGGGACGCGTGCAGACTCCGATTCTCGCCATGATCGTTGGTCGGGATACGGAGATTGAAAACTTCAAGTCCGAGGATTTCTGGGAGGTCCACACGCAGTGTCGCGAAACGAAGTTTCGTCATGTCGGCGGCAAGATCGCCGAGGAAGGAAAGGCTCAGGAGTTGCTGGCAAAAGTCGACGGCCAGCCGCTTGTGGTCAGCGACGTGCAGCAGAAGGACGAACGCACCAATCCTCCCTTGCTTTTCGATCTAACCGAACTGCAGCGGGAGATGAACCGCCGTTACGGTTTTACGGCCGACCAGACCTTGCGCATCGCCCAGAACCTCTACGAGCAGAAGCACATCACCTACCCGCGTACGGACAGCCGCTACCTTTCGACTGACTTGCAACCGACCATCGGACCGCTTCTCAAGCGACTGGCGGCTACGAAGTCCAAGGAGATAGAGCCCCTGGATCTCGAAAACCTTCCCTTCAACAAGCGAATCGTGGACGACAGCAAGGTATCGGATCACCACGCGATCATACCCACTGAGGACTTGCCGCGGAATCTGAACGAGGACGAAGCTCGGGTTTACGATGCCGTGTTAGTGAGGTTGATCGCCGTTTTTTACCCGCCTTGTATCAAGGCTGTGACTACAGTAGAAGCGAAGGCGGCCGAAGAAGCTTTTCGCGCCAAGGGCACGGTTTTGCTGGATGCCGGCTGGCAGGCTCTTTACCCGCAAGCTGAAAAGAAGGCTGCAAAGGGGAAGAAGAAAAAGGAAGCGGAAGAACCGGCAGCCATGCCGAACTTCCAAGTAGGGGAGAGCAATCCTCACACGCCGAGTATCGAGAAGTTTAAGACCAACCCGCCAAAGCGTTTCACGGAGGCGACGCTCCTCTCGCTCATGGAAACTGCGGGTAAGATCGTCGACGACGAGGAGCTCAAGGAAGCGCTCAAGGACAAGGGGGTGGGAACGCCCGCCACGCGTGCCTCGATTATCGAGGTGCTGATACAGCGAAAGTATGTTGAGCGAAAGAAGAAGAATCTCATCAGCACCGATAGCGGAAGGCATTTGATTTCGCTTATCCAGGACGAACGGCTCAAGTCTCCTGAACTTACGGGTGACTGGGAGTTTCGTTTGAAGAAGGTGGAACGCGGCGAACAGGACGCGGCCTCCTTCATGTCAGACGTCGTTGAATACACGAAGGAGATTCTCGCGAACGATGCAGGCAAGACAGTTGACCTGCGCAATTTAGGTCCCTGCCCGAAATGTCGCGCTCCAGTGATGCGCGGAAAAACTGGATACGGTTGTTCAAGTTGGCGGGATGGGTGCAAGTTCGTCATCAAGGACGGCGAGTATGGCATGACCTTTCAGCCGGCATTGATGCGGGAACTGCTCTACAACGGACGAACCTTGGAACCGCACCCGATCGAGGACAAAGGGAAAAAGCTGCTGGGCTTTCTCGCTTTGGGAAGGGGCGGCAAACTCAAATTCGAGAAAGTCGAGACCAGCCAAGAGACCGGAGGCCAGGAAAAGTTTGGCGATTGTCCGATTTGCAAGAGTCCGATCGTGGAGGGCGCGAAGGGCTATGGTTGCTGCAATTGGAAAAATGGATGTCGCTTCATCGTGTGGAAGCAGGTGGCTCAGCGTCCGCTCTCCGCCGACGAAGCCCGAGCCTTGCTGGAAAAAGGGGTGGTTGGGCCGCTCGAAGGCTTCAAGTCAAAGGCGGGCAAGGAGTTCAGCGCGAAGCTGAAGATCCAAGGCGACAAAGTTCAATTCGACTTCAGCTAG
- a CDS encoding VOC family protein, which translates to MIKQLAHLCFFSENAEAMVSFYRDKLGLPIAFVMNNSEGGAPFGWYMECGKDTFIEIFDQEGAVKEWGGELVALKEGAASRYRHLCLETEDIEAARKELLGKGVEVTEIKMGIDHSYQCWIKDVDGNAIELMMYTGDSLQFSNSR; encoded by the coding sequence ATGATTAAGCAGCTCGCTCACCTTTGCTTTTTTTCCGAGAACGCCGAAGCCATGGTATCCTTTTACCGGGATAAGCTAGGATTGCCGATTGCCTTCGTCATGAACAACAGCGAGGGAGGCGCTCCCTTCGGCTGGTACATGGAATGCGGCAAGGATACTTTTATCGAGATCTTCGATCAGGAGGGCGCGGTTAAAGAGTGGGGAGGCGAGCTTGTTGCCTTGAAGGAAGGTGCGGCCTCTCGCTACCGCCACCTTTGCTTGGAAACGGAAGATATCGAGGCAGCCCGAAAGGAGTTGCTTGGCAAGGGAGTTGAGGTGACCGAAATAAAAATGGGGATCGACCACTCCTACCAGTGCTGGATCAAGGATGTGGACGGTAACGCCATCGAATTGATGATGTATACTGGCGATAGCCTGCAGTTCTCGAATAGTAGGTAA
- a CDS encoding DEAD/DEAH box helicase, with protein sequence MKTFKELGVAADLIKGIEEKGIFEPTEIQELTIPYLLANKGDFVGQAQTGTGKTAAFGLPLLQKIDPKQKQVQALILSPTRELAKQIAKQLFHYTKYTSKIFTEAVAGGEKIEEQIAALARPTHIVVATPGRLIDLLKAQAVDLSNIDTLVLDEADEMLSLGFKDDLNKILEFTRGANNTWLFSATMPKGVKAIIERYLSPDAKHITVDRRNPVNKNIDHWFTVCTIEEKPDEIARFIKAQKGQPGVVFCRSKAGVQNLARELEERSFEVATLQGDLSQKDRDKVMRAFRKGRAEVLVSTDVSARGIDVEGLAYVVHHQLPDQIEYYTHRSGRTARAGRKGVSMAFITKGDFKRIKELEAELHIKFRQIRQD encoded by the coding sequence ATGAAAACATTTAAGGAATTAGGAGTAGCAGCGGATCTGATCAAAGGGATCGAGGAGAAAGGGATTTTCGAACCTACCGAGATACAGGAGCTTACGATTCCTTACCTTTTGGCTAACAAGGGGGATTTCGTGGGACAGGCGCAGACAGGGACGGGCAAGACGGCCGCTTTCGGCCTCCCGCTCTTGCAGAAGATCGACCCGAAGCAGAAGCAGGTGCAGGCCTTGATCCTCAGCCCGACCCGCGAATTGGCCAAGCAAATCGCCAAGCAGCTTTTCCACTACACCAAGTATACGTCGAAGATCTTTACGGAGGCGGTTGCCGGCGGCGAAAAAATCGAGGAGCAAATCGCGGCGCTCGCGCGCCCGACTCATATCGTGGTTGCGACCCCCGGCCGCTTGATCGATTTGCTCAAGGCCCAAGCGGTGGATCTCTCTAATATCGATACGCTGGTGCTGGACGAAGCGGACGAGATGCTCAGCCTCGGATTCAAGGATGACTTGAACAAGATTCTGGAGTTCACCCGCGGCGCCAATAACACCTGGCTGTTTTCCGCCACCATGCCGAAGGGCGTAAAGGCCATCATCGAACGCTACCTCTCGCCTGACGCCAAGCACATCACGGTAGACCGTCGCAATCCGGTCAACAAGAACATCGATCACTGGTTCACGGTTTGCACGATCGAGGAAAAACCTGACGAGATCGCTCGTTTCATCAAGGCTCAGAAAGGTCAGCCAGGCGTGGTTTTTTGCCGTTCGAAGGCAGGGGTACAAAACTTGGCTCGCGAGCTGGAGGAGCGGAGCTTCGAAGTGGCGACCTTGCAAGGCGACCTTTCGCAAAAGGACCGCGACAAGGTAATGCGAGCCTTCCGCAAAGGGCGTGCCGAGGTTTTGGTATCTACGGACGTTTCCGCAAGGGGCATCGACGTGGAAGGATTGGCCTATGTGGTTCATCACCAATTGCCGGACCAGATCGAATACTACACGCATCGCAGCGGCCGCACGGCTAGAGCGGGCAGGAAGGGCGTTTCCATGGCTTTCATCACCAAGGGCGACTTCAAGCGCATCAAGGAGCTGGAGGCTGAGCTGCACATCAAGTTTCGCCAAATCAGGCAAGATTAG
- a CDS encoding DUF3500 domain-containing protein, with protein sequence MEKAAVAFLQSLEPEQLQLAQHSFDEQRKDWHFVPRDRKGLSLERMASEQHALAYALLRRGLSEQGVQTVENIRSLESILQALEGPSRFFERDPEDYHFYVFGNPSDDTWGWRFEGHHVSINATVVKGEGVSMSPRFLGANPAEVPSGERKGLRALAAEEDLAFALAESFSAEQLAKAVFRSNAPRDIFTGAHRKVSPLPVEGIAYPELDTVQQSRLRALLEVYVSKAERELGEAVLAELENGGWELVRFGWAGPVDREQGNYYYLQGARFLIEYDNTQNGNNHIHSVWREFDGDFGEDLIQSHRHQHAH encoded by the coding sequence ATGGAAAAGGCAGCGGTCGCTTTTCTGCAAAGTCTCGAGCCGGAGCAGCTGCAGCTTGCCCAACACTCCTTCGACGAGCAACGCAAGGACTGGCACTTCGTGCCGCGAGATCGCAAAGGGCTGTCGCTCGAACGAATGGCATCCGAGCAGCATGCGCTTGCCTACGCTCTGCTGAGGCGGGGGCTCAGCGAGCAAGGGGTGCAAACGGTTGAAAATATTCGTAGCTTGGAGTCCATCTTGCAGGCGTTGGAAGGCCCGAGTCGCTTCTTTGAGCGAGATCCGGAAGACTATCACTTTTACGTTTTTGGAAATCCTAGCGACGACACGTGGGGATGGCGATTCGAGGGGCATCACGTGTCAATCAACGCGACTGTGGTGAAGGGGGAAGGTGTGTCGATGTCCCCACGCTTTCTAGGGGCAAATCCAGCAGAGGTGCCCAGTGGCGAGCGGAAAGGACTTCGTGCGTTGGCTGCGGAGGAAGACCTTGCATTCGCTCTGGCTGAAAGTTTCAGCGCGGAACAGCTGGCAAAAGCGGTTTTCCGTTCGAACGCTCCGCGCGATATCTTCACTGGCGCCCATCGTAAAGTCAGTCCCTTGCCGGTCGAAGGGATTGCGTATCCGGAGTTGGACACGGTTCAGCAATCCCGTTTGCGGGCGCTTCTCGAAGTCTATGTTTCGAAGGCGGAACGCGAGCTAGGTGAAGCGGTCTTGGCGGAGCTGGAGAATGGAGGCTGGGAACTTGTTCGATTTGGCTGGGCAGGGCCCGTGGATCGAGAGCAAGGCAACTACTATTATTTGCAAGGCGCCCGTTTTCTCATCGAGTACGACAATACGCAGAACGGAAACAACCATATCCACAGCGTTTGGCGGGAATTCGACGGAGACTTCGGCGAGGACTTGATCCAGTCGCATCGCCACCAGCACGCTCACTGA
- a CDS encoding redoxin domain-containing protein — protein MYPKSIFAALCLLTATALSTAEDYPQPLELGSPAPDFTLPGVDGKDWSLSDFSDAELLLVLFTCNHCPTAQYYEERIKDLVTDYREKGVALVAISPNDPDSVRLDELGWAVRSDSFEEMKDQAEERGFNFPYLYDGDTESVSRQYGPLVTPHAFLFDSERKLRYVGAIDDSERIEHVSTHYVRDAIDALLSGKQPDIAQTKVVGCSVKWAGKSHLVEDYMKKLAARPVSVELADAATLAALRANEGSPDQPAKFRLVNFWATWCAPCIAEFDEFVEIDRMYSHREFEFVSVSLNRPDEKDRVLAFLKKKQAANKNYLFASAQRTPLIDAFNPEWQGVAPYTVLINPEGEIVHSEVGTIDPTALKLKIVSELNARNPW, from the coding sequence ATGTACCCCAAATCCATCTTCGCCGCGCTCTGCCTACTCACCGCCACCGCACTCTCAACAGCCGAGGACTATCCACAGCCACTGGAACTCGGATCGCCAGCTCCCGATTTCACGCTGCCGGGCGTCGACGGTAAAGACTGGTCTCTCAGTGACTTTTCCGATGCGGAGCTCCTGCTCGTACTGTTTACCTGCAACCACTGCCCCACCGCTCAGTACTACGAGGAGCGTATCAAGGACTTGGTGACGGACTACCGAGAAAAAGGCGTCGCCCTCGTGGCCATCAGTCCCAACGACCCCGACTCCGTTCGCCTCGACGAGTTAGGTTGGGCGGTACGTTCAGATTCGTTCGAAGAAATGAAGGACCAGGCAGAGGAGCGAGGCTTCAATTTCCCCTACCTTTACGACGGCGATACGGAATCCGTGTCCCGCCAATACGGCCCACTCGTCACTCCGCACGCGTTCCTCTTCGACTCCGAACGCAAACTCCGCTACGTCGGAGCCATCGATGACTCCGAACGGATCGAACACGTATCCACTCATTACGTACGAGACGCCATCGATGCCCTACTGTCAGGCAAGCAACCAGATATCGCCCAGACCAAGGTGGTCGGCTGCTCCGTCAAATGGGCAGGCAAAAGCCACCTCGTGGAAGACTACATGAAGAAGCTCGCCGCTCGCCCCGTGTCGGTGGAATTGGCTGACGCAGCGACGCTTGCTGCTCTCCGCGCCAACGAAGGCAGCCCCGACCAACCCGCCAAATTTCGTCTCGTAAATTTCTGGGCGACTTGGTGCGCCCCTTGCATAGCGGAATTCGACGAGTTCGTAGAGATAGATCGCATGTACAGCCACCGCGAGTTCGAGTTTGTTTCCGTATCGCTCAATCGACCGGACGAAAAGGATCGCGTACTCGCTTTCCTCAAGAAAAAGCAGGCCGCCAACAAAAACTACCTATTTGCGTCCGCCCAGAGAACGCCGCTTATCGATGCCTTCAATCCTGAGTGGCAAGGGGTCGCGCCTTACACCGTGCTCATCAACCCAGAAGGTGAAATCGTGCACAGCGAAGTTGGCACGATCGACCCTACCGCCCTAAAGCTAAAAATCGTTAGCGAACTGAACGCCCGCAACCCTTGGTGA